A stretch of DNA from Pseudonocardia hierapolitana:
GGGGGCTGCTCATGCCGACCGGATTCCCCGTCCGGGTGACTCCACACCCCGCGGTCGCTGTCAGTTGCGTTCGCTCAGAGCGCCGACGTCCCGCGTGGCCGCGACGAACAGGCCGGTGATCACCACCATCGCCAGCCCGCTGACCCACAGGGGCGCACGCAGGTCCAGCGCCGCCGCGAGCCCGCCGCCGGCCAGCGCGCCGAGCGGGGCCGCCGTCATCGAGAGCGTGCGGCTGGCCGCGTTGACGCGACCGAGCACGGCCCCGGGCACGAGCCGCTGCCGGATCGTCACCGACAGCACGTTCCACAGGGCGAACGAGAAGCTGGTCGTGCTGAGGACGACGGCGGCGACCACCGGTGCGGGGAACGCCGCGAGCACGAAGTTGCCGACCGCGGCCACCGCGAGCGCGGTGATCTGGAGCGCGCGTTGCGGGAACCGGCGCACGAGGGGCGCGGTGGCCATCGCGCCCACGATGCCGCCGACCGCACCACCGGCCAGCATCAGCCCGAACACCGTCTCCGACGTGCCCATCGGGCCGACGGCGAGCAGGACGAGCAGCCCTTCCCACGTCTGGGTGAAGAACGTGAGCCCCGCACCCGTCAGGATGATCGTGCGGACGAACCGGGCGCGGAGGAGCCACCGCATCCCGTCGGCAGCCTCCCGGAGAACCGCGCGGGGGGTGGGACGGCCCTCGACGACCGGTGCGGGCGTGCGCAGACCCGTGACGAGAACCCCGGCGACGAGGAGCGCGGCCGCGCTCACCGCGAAGGGGAGCGACGCGCCCGCGGCGAACATGACGCCGCCGACGGCGGGCCCGACGAGGTCCTGCCCGAGCCGCTCCACGCTCACGAGCGCGCTGTTGGCCCGTTCCAGGTCGGCGTCCGGCACGACGCGCGGGATCAGCGACTGGCTCGCGTTGTCGTATGCTGCCTCGCCGACGCCGAGCAGGAACGCGACGGCGTACAGCAGGAGCATCGACCGGACGTCGAGCACGAGGGCGAGCGCGAGCACGCCGAACAGCACGCCGCGCGTGACCGCCGCCCACAGGACGAACCGTTCTGGACGGCCGCGGTCGACGAGGGCCCCGATGGGCAGGCCGAGCAGCATCCACGGCACGTACGCGACGGCCGTGAGCCCGGCGACGAGAACTGCGTCCTGGGTGATGGCGGCGGCAAGCAGCGGCAACGCCACCTGGCGGACACCGTCTCCGAGGTTCGCGAGTCCGGACGCCGCGACGACGCGGCGGTAGACCGTGATGATTCCCCCCGAGCAGCAGCACGGCGCCCGCGGGGCGGGCGCCGTGTTAGTGCCCCGAACCGGAAGTCCGGTGCATAAATCGGCGGATCCAGGTTTCCGCTGAGTGCGCCGGCGGGCCGGCCTCGTACCGGGCGTACTCGGGCGGTTCGCCGGTGTGCTCAGCGGGGAGCTGGGCCGTCGAGTTATGTGGTGGACTTCCGGTTCGGGGCACTAGGTGCCTCCTAGCGGAAGGTCACCGCGTGCCCGTGAACGTCACGCGGGTGCCCGCGAACGTGACCCTCGTGCCGAACCCCGGCACGCGGGCACTCACGGTCTCCCAGTCCTTGTTCATCGGACCCCCCAAACAGGGCCGAACCCCCGCCGGCCCTGTGATCCGACGCTAGCGTCCGGGACCCGGACACCGACAGGACGGGAACCGGACACTTCGCGGCGCCCGCCACGGGCGCTGTCGGTGCCCTCGTCCACCATGGGCACATGACCCCCACCGTCACATCGGATCCCCGCGAACGCGCCGAGGCCGTGCTCGCCACGCTCGCGGGCCCGGGAGCACGGCTGCGCGAGGACCAGTGGACGGCCATCCACGCGCTCGTCGCCCAGCGCAGGCGCGCGCTCGTGGTGCAGCGCACCGGGTGGGGCAAGTCGGCGGTGTACTTCGTGGCCACGGCGCTGCTGCGGGCGGCAGGCGCGGGGCCCACCGTGATCGTGTCGCCGCTGCTCGCGCTCATGCGCAACCAGATCGACGCCGCCGGGCGCGCCGGCATCCACGCCGCCACCGTCAACTCGGCCAACACGAGCGACTGGGAGCGCACCTACGCCGCCGTCGCCGACGGCGAGGTCGACGTGCTGCTGGTCAGCCCGGAGCGCCTCAACAACCCCGACTTCCGCGACCGGGTGCTGCCGCGGCTCACCGCAACGGCCGGCATGCTCGTCGTCGACGAGGCCCACTGCGTGTCCGACTGGGGCCACGACTTCCGCCCCGACTACCGGCGGCTGCGTGCCCTCATCGCGGAGCTGCCTGCGGGCATCCCCGTGCTCGCCACCACGGCCACCGCCAACGACCGGGTGGTCGTCGACGTCACCGAGCAGCTCGGGCTGGCATCCGGCGAACCCCTGGTCCTGCGCGGTTCGCTCGACCGGGAGAGCCTGCGCCTGTCGGTCGTCCGGCTGGCCACGCCCGCGCAGCGGCTCGGCTGGCTCGCCGACCACCTCGACGCGCTGCCGGGCGCCGGCATCGTCTACACGCTCACGATCGCGGCAGCCGAGGAGGTGGCGGAGTTCCTGCGCGAGCGCGGCCACCCCGTCGCCTCCTACACCGGGAAGACCGACCCGGCAGAGCGCCTCGCGGCCGAGGCCGACCTGCTCGAGAACCGGGTCAAGGCGCTCGTGGCCACCAGCGCGCTCGGGATGGGGTTCGACAAGCCAGATCTCGGGTTCGTCGTGCACCTCGGGGCGCCCGCGTCGCCGGTGGCGTACTACCAGCAGATCGGGCGCGCGGGCCGGGCCGTCGAACGGGCGGAGGTCGTGCTGCTGCCCGGCCGGGAGGACCGCGACATCTGGGCCTACTTCGCCTCGCTCGCGTTCCCACCGGAGCCCATGGTGCGGCAGGCGTTGAGCGTGCTCGGTGAGGAACCGCTGTCCACCGCCGCCGTCGAGACGCGCGTCGACCTGTCCCGCACCCGCCTCGAAATGCTGCTCAAGGTGCTCGACAGCGACGGCGCCGTGCGTCGCGTCAAGGGCGGGTGGGTGGCCACCGGCGAGGAGTGGGTCTACGACCGGGAGCGCCACCAGCGCATCGCCGAGGCGCGCCGCGCCGAGCAGCGGGCGATGCTCGACTACATCGACACCACCGGCTGCCGCATGCAGTTCCTGCGC
This window harbors:
- a CDS encoding MFS transporter — translated: MTRRPSSPLSTPANRPSTPGTRPARRRTQRKPGSADLCTGLPVRGTNTAPAPRAPCCCSGGIITVYRRVVAASGLANLGDGVRQVALPLLAAAITQDAVLVAGLTAVAYVPWMLLGLPIGALVDRGRPERFVLWAAVTRGVLFGVLALALVLDVRSMLLLYAVAFLLGVGEAAYDNASQSLIPRVVPDADLERANSALVSVERLGQDLVGPAVGGVMFAAGASLPFAVSAAALLVAGVLVTGLRTPAPVVEGRPTPRAVLREAADGMRWLLRARFVRTIILTGAGLTFFTQTWEGLLVLLAVGPMGTSETVFGLMLAGGAVGGIVGAMATAPLVRRFPQRALQITALAVAAVGNFVLAAFPAPVVAAVVLSTTSFSFALWNVLSVTIRQRLVPGAVLGRVNAASRTLSMTAAPLGALAGGGLAAALDLRAPLWVSGLAMVVITGLFVAATRDVGALSERN
- a CDS encoding RecQ family ATP-dependent DNA helicase encodes the protein MTPTVTSDPRERAEAVLATLAGPGARLREDQWTAIHALVAQRRRALVVQRTGWGKSAVYFVATALLRAAGAGPTVIVSPLLALMRNQIDAAGRAGIHAATVNSANTSDWERTYAAVADGEVDVLLVSPERLNNPDFRDRVLPRLTATAGMLVVDEAHCVSDWGHDFRPDYRRLRALIAELPAGIPVLATTATANDRVVVDVTEQLGLASGEPLVLRGSLDRESLRLSVVRLATPAQRLGWLADHLDALPGAGIVYTLTIAAAEEVAEFLRERGHPVASYTGKTDPAERLAAEADLLENRVKALVATSALGMGFDKPDLGFVVHLGAPASPVAYYQQIGRAGRAVERAEVVLLPGREDRDIWAYFASLAFPPEPMVRQALSVLGEEPLSTAAVETRVDLSRTRLEMLLKVLDSDGAVRRVKGGWVATGEEWVYDRERHQRIAEARRAEQRAMLDYIDTTGCRMQFLRRQLDDPAAERCGRCDTCTTPAWSTDVDEGAAAAAQERISRPGVEVAPRKQWPSGMAELGVSASGRIPAGELAEPGRVIGRLSDIGWGTRLRELVGGDDTPVPGDVLDACVRVLAGWGWAERPVGVVGIGSRTRPHQLDHLVRRIAEIGRLPLLGTLTPAGPRPEEHANSPQRLAAVWSAFEPPAFEVPNGPVLLVDDVIDSGWTATVAARLLRRAGASAVLPFALAQRG